The genomic stretch GCTGGTCCGTACACCTGGCCCAAGGAAGAATGGTCGGCCGGAGGTTTTCCCCCGGGAGGCACTCATGGCCTGGATCGGCGTAGATCCGCACAAGCGAATCCATCAGGCCGCGGCCTTGGACGCCGACGGCACCATCACGACCAAGCTGGTTCCCAACACCGCAGAGGGCTGGGTGGACCTGCTAGCGTGGGCACAGGCGTGGCCCGAGCGGCAGTGGGCGATTGAGGGTGCCGCATCCTTGGGCTACGGCGCCGCCCAGTTCCTCGTCGAGCACGGAGAGGCCGTCCGCGAGGTCTGTCCGCGCTGGACCGCTCGCTGGCGGCGGTCTGCCCGTAAGCCTGGCAAGAGCGATACGCTGGACGCACTCGCCATC from Luteitalea sp. encodes the following:
- a CDS encoding transposase — encoded protein: MAWIGVDPHKRIHQAAALDADGTITTKLVPNTAEGWVDLLAWAQAWPERQWAIEGAASLGYGAAQFLVEHGEAVREVCPRWTARWRRSARKPGKSDTLDALAIARLLREEALEAGVDPFAAPVTSSDRLAMLLERIDELPLASHALRGNPSA